In a single window of the Streptomyces sp. CGMCC 4.7035 genome:
- the recR gene encoding recombination mediator RecR codes for MYEGVVQDLIDELGRLPGVGPKSAQRIAFHILQAEPTDVRRLAQALLEVKAKVRFCATCGNVAQEELCGICRDARRDPSVICVVEEPKDVVAIERTREFRGRYHVLGGAISPIEGVGPDDLRIRELLARLADGAVTELILATDPNLEGEATATYLARMIKPMGLKVTRLASGLPVGGDLEYADEVTLGRAFEGRRLLDV; via the coding sequence TTGTACGAAGGCGTGGTCCAGGACCTCATCGACGAGCTGGGGCGGCTGCCCGGCGTCGGTCCCAAGAGCGCGCAGCGGATCGCCTTCCACATCCTGCAGGCCGAGCCGACCGACGTCCGCCGTCTCGCTCAGGCCCTGCTGGAGGTCAAGGCGAAGGTCCGATTCTGCGCGACGTGCGGCAACGTCGCGCAGGAGGAACTGTGCGGCATCTGCCGGGACGCGCGCCGCGACCCGTCGGTGATCTGCGTGGTGGAGGAGCCGAAGGACGTCGTCGCGATCGAGCGCACCCGCGAGTTCCGCGGCCGCTACCACGTCCTGGGCGGCGCCATCAGCCCGATCGAGGGGGTGGGTCCGGACGACCTGCGCATCAGGGAACTGCTCGCGCGGCTGGCCGACGGCGCGGTCACCGAACTGATCCTGGCCACGGACCCGAATCTGGAGGGCGAGGCCACGGCCACGTACCTCGCCCGCATGATCAAGCCCATGGGCCTCAAGGTCACCCGCCTGGCCAGCGGCCTCCCGGTGGGTGGCGACCTGGAATACGCGGACGAGGTCACCCTCGGCCGCGCCTTCGAGGGGAGACGACTCCTAGATGTCTGA
- a CDS encoding YbaB/EbfC family nucleoid-associated protein gives MIPGGGQPNMQQLLQQAQKMQQDLAKAQEELARTEVEGQAGGGLVKATVTGAGELRALVIDPKAVDPEDTETLADLIVAAVQAANENAQNLQQQKLGPLAQGLGGGIPGLPF, from the coding sequence GTGATTCCCGGTGGTGGCCAGCCCAATATGCAGCAGTTGCTCCAGCAGGCCCAGAAGATGCAGCAGGACCTCGCGAAGGCGCAGGAGGAGCTGGCGCGGACCGAGGTCGAGGGTCAGGCGGGCGGCGGCCTGGTCAAGGCCACGGTCACGGGCGCCGGCGAGCTGCGCGCCCTCGTGATCGACCCGAAGGCGGTGGACCCGGAGGACACGGAGACCCTCGCCGACCTGATCGTCGCGGCCGTCCAGGCGGCCAACGAGAACGCGCAGAACCTCCAGCAGCAGAAGCTCGGCCCGCTGGCCCAGGGCCTCGGCGGCGGCATCCCCGGCCTGCCGTTCTGA
- a CDS encoding SigE family RNA polymerase sigma factor has protein sequence MPVIAPVPTARPARIPNQRDGADETMAAGTTVDHLTETYRVHYRSLLGLAALLLDDTASCEDVVQEAFIRVHSARKRVRDPEKTLAYLRQTVVNLSRSALRRRILGLKLLSKPMPDMASAEEGAYDQLERDSLIRAMKGLQRRQREVLVLRYFADMTEAQVAETLGISLGSVKAYGSRGIAALRVAMGASA, from the coding sequence ATGCCGGTGATCGCCCCCGTGCCCACAGCGCGGCCCGCCCGCATACCGAACCAGCGCGACGGCGCTGACGAGACGATGGCCGCCGGTACGACGGTCGACCATCTGACCGAGACCTACCGCGTCCACTACCGCTCCCTCCTGGGCCTCGCGGCGCTCCTCCTCGACGACACCGCGTCCTGCGAGGACGTCGTCCAGGAGGCGTTCATCCGCGTCCACTCGGCGCGCAAGCGCGTCCGCGACCCGGAGAAGACGCTCGCGTACCTCCGCCAGACCGTCGTCAACCTTTCGCGTTCGGCGTTGCGCCGCCGCATCCTCGGACTGAAGCTGCTTTCCAAGCCCATGCCGGACATGGCCAGCGCGGAGGAAGGCGCGTACGACCAGCTGGAGCGCGACTCCCTGATCAGGGCGATGAAGGGCCTGCAGCGCCGCCAGCGCGAGGTCCTGGTGCTGCGCTACTTCGCGGACATGACCGAGGCGCAGGTCGCGGAGACGCTGGGCATCTCGCTGGGGTCGGTGAAGGCGTACGGCTCGCGCGGCATAGCGGCGCTGCGGGTCGCCATGGGGGCCTCGGCATGA
- a CDS encoding DUF5063 domain-containing protein, protein MSDATLHSTTQDPDDFAVQIADQIESFLVAVTEVAKGDEPDSAVPFLLLEVSQLLLAGGRLGAHEDIVPDERYEPDPGPEPDVDELRERLAVMLDPVDVYSEVFDPYEPRKAPVPARISDDLADVIADLRHGMAHYRAGRTTEALWWWQFSYFSNWGSTASATLRALQSLVAHVRLNQPLEELDGLDTDQGLGDEALEFEAGRVMAQEIAGPLGLRPVK, encoded by the coding sequence ATGTCTGACGCCACGCTGCACTCCACGACGCAGGACCCGGACGACTTCGCGGTCCAGATCGCGGACCAGATCGAGAGCTTCCTGGTCGCCGTCACGGAGGTCGCGAAGGGCGACGAGCCGGACTCGGCTGTTCCCTTCCTCCTGCTGGAGGTCTCCCAGCTGCTTCTGGCAGGCGGCCGCCTCGGCGCGCACGAGGACATCGTCCCGGACGAGCGTTACGAGCCGGACCCGGGCCCGGAGCCGGACGTGGACGAACTGCGCGAACGTCTTGCCGTCATGCTGGACCCGGTCGACGTCTACTCGGAGGTCTTCGACCCGTACGAGCCGCGCAAGGCGCCGGTCCCGGCCCGTATCTCCGACGACTTGGCGGACGTCATCGCGGACCTGCGCCACGGCATGGCCCACTACCGCGCCGGCCGCACCACGGAGGCGCTGTGGTGGTGGCAGTTCTCGTACTTCTCCAACTGGGGCTCGACGGCGTCCGCGACGCTCCGCGCACTCCAGTCCCTGGTCGCGCACGTCCGCCTGAACCAGCCCCTGGAGGAACTCGACGGCCTCGACACCGACCAGGGCCTCGGCGACGAGGCCCTCGAATTCGAGGCCGGCAGGGTGATGGCCCAGGAGATCGCGGGTCCGCTGGGCCTGCGTCCGGTCAAGTAA
- a CDS encoding aspartate-semialdehyde dehydrogenase: MTARTGRPTLAVVGATGAVGTVMLQILSQHADIWGEIRLIASPRSAGRKLTVRGEEVEVMALGEEALSGVDVAMFDVPDEIAEQWAPIAAAKGAIVVDNSGAFRMDPEVPLVVPEVNPHAARVRPRGIIANPNCTTLSMIVALGALHAEFGLRELVVSSYQAVSGAGRAGIDTLRQQLSLVAGTELGTNPGDVRRAVGDNTGPFPEPVALNVVPWAGSLREDGWSSEEMKVRDESRKILGLPELRVAVTCVRVPVVTTHSLTVHARFEGEVTVDHAREILDTAPGVVLFDNPAAGEFPTPADVVGTDPTWVGRVRRALDDPTALELFVCGDNLRKGAALNTAQIAELVARELRAS, encoded by the coding sequence ATGACGGCGCGGACCGGTAGGCCGACGCTCGCGGTCGTGGGAGCGACCGGGGCCGTCGGCACGGTCATGCTCCAGATCCTGTCCCAGCACGCGGACATCTGGGGCGAGATCCGTCTGATCGCCTCACCGCGCTCGGCCGGCCGCAAGCTGACCGTGCGCGGCGAGGAGGTCGAGGTCATGGCGCTCGGCGAGGAGGCGCTGTCCGGCGTCGACGTGGCGATGTTCGACGTACCGGACGAGATCGCGGAGCAGTGGGCGCCGATCGCTGCCGCCAAGGGCGCGATCGTGGTGGACAACTCGGGTGCGTTCCGGATGGACCCCGAAGTCCCCCTGGTCGTACCGGAGGTCAACCCGCATGCCGCCCGGGTGCGTCCGCGCGGCATCATCGCCAACCCCAACTGCACGACCCTCTCGATGATCGTGGCCCTCGGCGCGCTGCACGCCGAGTTCGGACTGCGCGAACTGGTCGTCTCCTCCTACCAGGCCGTGAGCGGCGCGGGACGCGCGGGCATCGACACGCTGCGGCAGCAGTTGTCGCTCGTCGCGGGCACGGAGCTGGGGACGAATCCCGGTGACGTACGGCGTGCGGTCGGCGACAACACGGGGCCGTTCCCGGAGCCGGTCGCGCTGAACGTCGTGCCGTGGGCCGGTTCGCTGCGCGAGGACGGGTGGTCCTCGGAGGAGATGAAGGTCCGCGACGAGTCCCGCAAGATCCTGGGGCTGCCGGAGCTGCGGGTGGCCGTCACCTGTGTGCGTGTGCCGGTGGTCACGACGCATTCGCTGACCGTCCATGCCCGCTTCGAGGGCGAGGTCACCGTCGACCACGCCCGCGAGATCCTCGACACCGCTCCCGGCGTCGTCCTCTTCGACAACCCGGCGGCGGGCGAATTCCCCACACCGGCCGACGTGGTGGGCACCGACCCGACCTGGGTGGGCCGGGTGCGCCGCGCCCTGGACGATCCGACCGCGCTCGAACTCTTCGTCTGCGGCGACAATCTGCGCAAGGGCGCGGCCTTGAACACGGCGCAGATCGCGGAGTTGGTGGCGAGGGAGCTGCGGGCGTCGTAG
- a CDS encoding SLATT domain-containing protein, with translation MSQPEMQPEGPLQDGWGDGTAGLRPGDLTGLPFPHGDWGQPAERLDELYRWVERRALETAAWYLADRVWKRRTARALRVGAVVGVVCGAALPLLDLTGATGGITPWAYLSLLLAVACVAGDRFFGVTSGWIRDVATAQAVQRRLQALQFDWATESVREVLGPTEGTAGEAAERCLSVLRRFSEDVTELVRAETADWMVEFRRGSTPLVIQSVGVVAPRAEGVGPGRFGPPAGARPNMPRQRPPEAR, from the coding sequence GTGAGTCAGCCGGAGATGCAGCCCGAGGGTCCGCTCCAGGACGGGTGGGGCGACGGTACGGCGGGGCTGCGGCCGGGCGACCTCACGGGACTGCCGTTCCCGCACGGCGACTGGGGGCAGCCCGCGGAGCGGCTCGACGAGCTGTACCGGTGGGTGGAGCGCAGAGCACTGGAGACAGCGGCCTGGTATCTCGCGGACCGGGTGTGGAAGCGACGGACGGCACGGGCGCTGCGGGTGGGCGCGGTGGTCGGGGTGGTCTGCGGGGCCGCACTGCCACTGCTCGATCTGACCGGGGCGACGGGCGGCATCACGCCGTGGGCGTATCTGTCGCTGCTGCTGGCGGTGGCGTGTGTGGCCGGGGACCGGTTCTTCGGGGTGACGTCCGGGTGGATAAGGGACGTGGCGACCGCGCAGGCCGTGCAGCGGCGGCTGCAGGCGCTGCAGTTCGACTGGGCGACGGAGAGCGTGCGGGAGGTGCTGGGGCCGACGGAGGGGACCGCGGGGGAGGCGGCGGAGCGGTGCCTTTCGGTGTTGCGGCGGTTCTCGGAGGACGTGACGGAGCTGGTGCGGGCGGAGACGGCGGACTGGATGGTGGAGTTCCGGAGGGGGTCCACGCCGCTGGTGATCCAGTCGGTGGGGGTGGTTGCGCCGCGGGCGGAGGGGGTGGGGCCGGGGAGGTTCGGGCCGCCGGCGGGGGCTCGGCCCAATATGCCTCGGCAGCGCCCGCCGGAGGCTCGGTAG
- a CDS encoding sulfite exporter TauE/SafE family protein produces the protein MTGGLAGDLLLAGIVLLGGCVQWLTGMGFALVAVPALVLLLGPAEGVVLANCAAGAISVVGIADRWRRVRVTVMVPLCVAAVITVPAGTWVARQLPAPALLACMGALVTVAVVLVMRGVRVAALRGGRGAVVAGGLGGFMNSAAGVGGPPVSLYALNAEWSVREFVPNAQFYGIVVNAVSVASNGAPRLAPAVWALAVAALAVGALVGRALAGRVPDRRARVLVLLLALAGGLSTLGKGLAGLT, from the coding sequence ATGACGGGTGGGTTGGCGGGGGACTTGTTGCTGGCCGGGATCGTGCTGCTCGGCGGGTGTGTGCAGTGGCTCACCGGGATGGGGTTCGCGCTCGTCGCCGTGCCCGCGCTCGTGCTGTTGCTCGGGCCCGCCGAGGGCGTCGTGCTCGCCAACTGCGCCGCCGGGGCCATCAGCGTCGTCGGGATCGCCGACAGGTGGCGGCGGGTGCGGGTGACGGTGATGGTGCCGTTGTGCGTCGCCGCCGTGATCACCGTGCCCGCCGGGACCTGGGTGGCCCGGCAGCTGCCGGCGCCCGCGCTGCTGGCCTGCATGGGCGCGCTGGTGACCGTGGCCGTGGTGCTCGTCATGCGGGGGGTGCGGGTGGCCGCCCTGCGCGGGGGCCGCGGGGCCGTCGTCGCCGGAGGGCTCGGCGGGTTCATGAACTCCGCCGCCGGGGTCGGCGGGCCGCCCGTCTCCCTGTACGCACTCAACGCCGAGTGGAGCGTGCGGGAGTTCGTGCCCAACGCGCAGTTCTACGGGATCGTGGTCAACGCCGTGTCCGTCGCGTCCAACGGGGCGCCCCGGCTCGCCCCGGCCGTCTGGGCCCTGGCCGTCGCCGCCCTGGCCGTCGGCGCGCTGGTCGGCCGGGCCCTCGCCGGGCGCGTGCCCGACAGGCGCGCCCGGGTCCTCGTACTGCTGCTCGCGCTCGCCGGAGGCCTGAGCACCCTCGGGAAGGGGCTCGCCGGGCTTACTTGA
- a CDS encoding aspartate kinase, whose protein sequence is MGLVVQKYGGSSVADAEGIKRVAKRIVEAKKNGNQVVVVVSAMGDTTDELIDLAEQVSPMPAGREFDMLLTAGERISMALLAMAIKNLGHEAQSFTGSQAGVITDSVHNKARIIDVTPGRIRTALDEGNIAIVAGFQGVSQDKKDITTLGRGGSDTTAVALAAALDAEVCEIYTDVDGVFTADPRVVKKARKIDWISFEDMLELASSGSKVLLHRCVEYARRYNIPIHVRSSFSGLQGTWVSSEPVAQKTQQQGEKTVEQAIISGVAHDTSEAKITVVGVPDKPGEAASIFRAIADAEINIDMVVQNVSAASTGLTDISFTLPKTEGRKAIDALEKGKSAIGFDSLRYDDQIGKISLVGAGMKTNPGVTASFFEALSDAGVNIELISTSEIRISVVTRADDVPEAVRAVHTAFGLDSESDEAVVYGGTGR, encoded by the coding sequence GTGGGCCTTGTCGTGCAGAAGTACGGAGGCTCCTCCGTTGCCGATGCCGAGGGCATCAAGCGCGTCGCCAAGCGGATCGTGGAAGCGAAGAAGAACGGCAACCAGGTGGTTGTCGTCGTTTCCGCGATGGGCGACACGACGGACGAGCTGATCGATCTCGCCGAGCAGGTATCCCCGATGCCTGCGGGGCGTGAGTTCGACATGCTGCTGACCGCCGGAGAGCGGATCTCCATGGCCCTGCTGGCCATGGCGATCAAAAACCTGGGCCACGAGGCCCAGTCCTTCACCGGCAGCCAGGCAGGCGTCATCACCGACTCGGTCCACAACAAAGCCCGGATCATCGACGTCACGCCGGGACGCATCCGGACCGCGCTGGACGAGGGCAATATCGCGATCGTCGCCGGTTTCCAGGGCGTCAGCCAGGACAAGAAGGACATCACGACCCTGGGTCGCGGCGGGTCCGACACGACCGCCGTGGCGCTGGCCGCCGCGCTCGACGCCGAGGTGTGCGAGATCTACACCGACGTCGACGGCGTGTTCACCGCCGACCCGCGCGTGGTGAAGAAGGCCCGGAAGATCGACTGGATCTCCTTCGAGGACATGCTGGAGCTGGCCTCGTCCGGGTCGAAGGTGCTGCTCCACCGCTGCGTGGAGTACGCGCGCCGCTACAACATCCCGATCCACGTCCGCTCCTCCTTCAGCGGGTTGCAGGGCACGTGGGTCAGCAGCGAGCCAGTCGCTCAAAAGACACAGCAGCAAGGGGAAAAGACGGTGGAGCAGGCCATCATCTCCGGTGTCGCGCACGACACCTCCGAGGCCAAGATCACGGTCGTCGGCGTGCCGGACAAGCCGGGCGAGGCCGCCTCGATCTTCCGCGCCATCGCCGACGCCGAGATCAACATCGACATGGTCGTGCAGAACGTGTCGGCCGCGTCGACCGGCCTCACGGACATCTCCTTCACGCTCCCCAAGACCGAGGGGCGCAAGGCGATCGACGCCCTGGAGAAGGGCAAGTCCGCGATCGGCTTCGACTCGCTGCGCTACGACGACCAGATCGGCAAGATCTCGCTCGTCGGCGCGGGCATGAAGACGAACCCGGGCGTCACGGCGTCCTTCTTCGAGGCACTGAGCGACGCGGGCGTGAACATCGAGCTGATCTCGACCTCCGAGATCCGTATCTCGGTGGTGACGCGTGCGGACGACGTGCCGGAGGCGGTCCGAGCGGTGCACACCGCGTTCGGCCTGGACTCCGAGAGCGACGAGGCCGTCGTCTACGGAGGCACCGGGCGATGA